In one Betta splendens chromosome 14, fBetSpl5.4, whole genome shotgun sequence genomic region, the following are encoded:
- the ncbp3 gene encoding nuclear cap-binding protein subunit 3, giving the protein MAAVRSLRVSVKSDSGSERSESDSDSESDRDTREAEPMEVEEGELGAEGVSVNRSLKELLPETSRRYENKAGAFITGIDVNSKEAIEKKEKRARRFHFCSEESVGQRNVFLDKDIVKKTIPRVRMEAIHVTGVDDMSTQDVFGYFKEYPPAHIEWIDDTSCNVVWLDDNTSIRALINTSQMPVCEAVSTETESPSKPDQQHEGQRPDDEDEEEEEGEVDEEEAVKKSSEEIDGKDNEEEVVQKRKVEDGQMEDLSRAERASLLRNDLRPAVRPFKGNKLMLRFATQDDKKELGAARRSRYYMKYGNPNYGGMKGILSNSWKRRYHNRRIQRDVIKSKKPLIGDSMGHTPPYTHRHSADLVNLPEEPIKEEEEEEDGDEDMDSDDRVVEYRERGDKEPGDRAGSSRLVGPGLRSRVERSPSPWSELDEMDYDLELKMISTPSPKKSKKMTMYADELDTHLKSIRNRIGGSGPPIGTKSSSPTRVTDVRQLLEEKRQGLSQHRQPPSVASSGKTDVRQRLGKRRYSPDRRRSPSPVSPRESPPAREPIRDVHRRLGAASQDRGLYPNSAKDRKTSSSGLWSRLGSGDEEDNSCDRRPSSRSAVSFSSSTGRNNKQGDGEEEEDEEDDSTLQRMWGAMIKQKQERVSHRMKKSRLDNLPSLQIEISRDSSDDSDA; this is encoded by the exons ATGGCCGCCGTGCGTAGCTTACGGGTGTCAGTGAAATCAGACAGCGGCTCGGAGCGCTCGGAGTCGGACTCTGATTCCGAGTCAGACCGGGATACCCGCGAAGCCGAAccgatggaggtggaggagggagagctggGGGCGGAGGGCGTCTCCGTCAACCGCtccctgaaggagctgctcccG gaaaCTAGTAGGAGGTACGAGAACAAGGCTGGAGCCTTTATCACTGGGATCGACGTTAACTCAAAG gAGgcaattgaaaaaaaagaaaagcgagCAAGACGTTTTCATTTCTGCAGTGAGGAGAGTGTCGGTCAAAGGAACGTTTTCCTGGATAAAGATATCGTAAAGAAAA CCATCCCTAGAGTTCGGATGGAGGCAATCCATGTGACAGGTGTGGATGACATGAGCACACAGGATGTGTTTGGTTACTTTAAGGAGTATCCTCCAGCACACATTGAGTGGATTGATGACACTTCCT GTAATGTGGTTTGGCTTGATGACAACACATCCATTCGAGCCCTCATCAACACAAGCCAGATGCCTGTCTGTGAGGCTGTTTCCACGGAGACGGAGAGCCCCAGCAAACCGGACCAACAGCACGAAG GTCAAAGGccagatgatgaggatgaagaagaggaggagggtgaagtggatgaagaggaagcagtAAAGAAGAGCAGTGAGGAGATTGATGGGAAAGACAATGAGGAAGAGGTGGTACagaagaggaaggtggaggacggACAG ATGGAAGACCTGTCGCGGGCAGAGAGAGCGTCTTTGCTCAGGAACGATCTGCGTCCGGCCGTCAGGCCCTTCAAAGGAAACAAACTCATGCTGCGATTTGCCACACAag ATGATAAGAAGGAACTGGGCGCAGCTCGTCGCAGCAGATACTACATGAAATACGGAAACCCAAACTACGGCGGTATGAAGGGAATCCTCAGCAACTCCTG GAAGAGACGGTACCACAACCGACGAATCCAGCGAGACGTAATCAAGAGCAAGAAACCTCTAATTGGCGACAGTATGGGACACACGCCGCCATACACACACCGACACTCAG CTGACCTGGTCAACCTGCCGGAAGAGCCTAttaaggaagaggaggaggaggaggacggtgaCGAGGACATGGACTCGGATGACAGGGTGGTGgagtacagagagagaggggacaagGAGCCAGGTGACCGGGCCGGCAGCTCGCGGCTGGTGGGCCCAGGGCTTCGCAGCCGGGTGGAGCGCTCACCGTCTCCCTGGTCAGAGCTGGATGAAATGGACTATGACCTGGAGCTGAAGATGATCTCCACCCCGTCACCAAAGAAGAGCAAGAAGATGACGATGTACGCCGATGAGCTGGATACTCACCTGAAGAGCATCAG GAACAGGATCGGCGGGTCAGGACCACCAATCGGGACCAAATCCTCGTCGCCCACTAGGGTGACGGACGTTCGGCAGCTGTTGGAGGAGAAGAGGCAAGGGCTGTCCCAGCACAGGCAGCCCCCCTCAGTGGCGAGCAGTGGGAAAACAG ATGTACGACAGCGTTTGGGGAAGAGACGGTACTCTCCTGACAGACGGCGCTCCCCCTCCCCGGTGTCCCCCAGAGAGAGTCCTCCAGCCAGAGAACCCATCAGAGATGTGCATCGCAGACTGGGCGCGGCCAGTCAAGACAGAGGCCTCTACCCCAACTCAGccaaagacagaaagacaagtTCGA GTGGCCTGTGGAGCAGACTTGGCTCAGGTGACGAGGAAGACAACAGCTGCGACCGCAGGCCAAGCAGCCGGTCAGCTGTGTCATTCTCCTCCTCAACAGGACGGAACAACAAACAAGGAgacggagaagaggaggaggatgaggaagatgactCGACGCTGCAGAGGATGTGGGGTGCAATgatcaaacagaaacaggagcGTGTGTCCCACAGAATGAAAAAGAGTCGATTGGACAACCTGCCGTCGCTGCAGATCGAGATCAGCCGTGACAGCAGCGATGACTCTGACGCCTAA